From Equus przewalskii isolate Varuska chromosome 7, EquPr2, whole genome shotgun sequence, one genomic window encodes:
- the SNRNP35 gene encoding U11/U12 small nuclear ribonucleoprotein 35 kDa protein: MNDWMPIAKEYDPLKAGSIDGTDEDPHDRAVWRAMLARYAPNKGVTGDPLLTLFVARLNLQTKEEKLKEVFSRYGDIRRLRLVRDLVTGFSKGYAFIEYKEERSLIKAYRDADGLVIDQHEIFVDYELERTLKGWIPRRLGGGLGGKKESGQLRFGGRDRPFRKPINLPVVKNEQYREGKREKRERSRSRERHWDSRTRDRDHDRGREKRWQEREPTRVWPESDWERERDFRDDRVKGREKRERRE, translated from the coding sequence ATGAACGATTGGATGCCCATCGCCAAGGAGTATGACCCACTTAAAGCTGGCAGCATCGATGGCACCGATGAAGACCCACATGATCGCGCGGTCTGGAGGGCAATGCTGGCACGATACGCCCCCAACAAAGGCGTCACAGGAGACCCCCTCCTCACCCTGTTTGTGGCAAGACTAAACTTGCAGACCAAAGAGGAGAAGTTAAAGGAAGTATTTTCCCGCTACGGGGACATCCGGCGGCTTCGGCTGGTGAGGGACTTGGTGACAGGCTTTTCAAAGGGCTACGCCTTCATCGAATACAAAGAGGAGCGTTCTCTGATCAAAGCCTACCGAGATGCAGACGGCCTGGTGATTGACCAGCACGAGATATTTGTGGACTATGAACTGGAAAGGACTCTCAAAGGGTGGATTCCTCGGCGACTTGGAGgaggtttggggggaaaaaaggaatctGGGCAACTGAGATTTGGGGGGCGGGATCGGCCTTTTCGAAAACCCATTAATTTGCCAGTTGTTAAAAACGAGCAGTatagagaggggaagagggaaaagagggagCGGTCTCGATCCCGAGAAAGACACTGGGACTCGAGGACAAGGGATCGAGACCATGACCGGGGCCGGGAGAAGAGATGGCAGGAAAGAGAGCCAACCAGGGTGTGGCCTGAAAGtgactgggagagagagagggacttcagagatgacagggtcaaggggagggagaagagggagagacgaGAGTAg